TAAAGATGCACTCTCCTCTCACAGCAGCTCATTTGTTTACttgggctctgctgcctgctgctatTTGCATTCTGGAAGAGGGGCCCAGGTCGGTAGGAGCCtgggctgcagaggaagagaaaccTGGATCAGGAGAGAAGgttctttcagcagcagcacgtTGAGGAGGTTGGGGTTTAAGAACTGGCTTCCCTACGTGGCTTCATAGCTGTCCGCAGGCTTCAGAGTGTCCTCACACCCCCATAAATGTAACTGCCGGCTTGTGTGCCTGCTGTATTGAGTGACGAGAAAGAGCTGGAGCTCTGGGGCGCTCAGTATCTGTGgcccatggggcagccacgaCTCCTGCGGGCACCCCGGGTAGCACAGGCTCacacaggcagggcaggcagcagggctgtgccctCTGCTGATGAACTCCAGCCACGCAGCAGTGCCGTGCCTGAGCCCATGGTGACAGCAGTGCGGTGTCTGCAGTGCCAGCcatgcagcagtgctgtgccagAGCCCATGGTGACAGCAGTGCAGGGTCAGCAGTGCCAGCcatgcagcagtgctgtgccagAGCCCATGGTGACAGCAGTGCAGTGTCTGCAGTGCCAGCCATGCAGCAGTGATGTGCCAGAGCCCATGGTGACAGCAGTGCGGTGTCTGCAGTGCCAGCcatgcagcagtgctgtgccagAGCCCATGGTGACAGCAGTGCAGGGTCAGCAGTGCCAGCcatgcagcagtgctgtgccagAGCCCATGGTGACAGCAGTGCAGGGTCAGCAGTGCCAGCCATGCAGCAGTGATGTGCCAGAGCCCATGGTGACAGCAGTGCAGGGTCAGCAGTGCCAGCcatgcagcagtgctgtgccagAGCCCATGGTGACAGCAGTGCAGTGTCAGCAGTGCCAGCCATGCAGCGGTGCCGTGCCAGAGCCCATGGTGACAGCAGTGCAGGATCTACAGTGGCAGTGATGTGGGGTCTGTGATGCTGGCAATGCAGGGCCCACAGCGCCAGTAGTGTGAGGTCTGAGATGCCAGTGATGCAGGCTCCAGGCATGAGTTCCTTGCAGCCACATCTCATGGTGCAGCACATTGGCTGGTCTCATCCCAGCACACTGTCCCCACACTGTCACCTGGCACCATCTGCTTCTGCTGTGCCCAGGAGCTTCTCCAGTACCCAAGAGCAAGAAAGCCCTTACCTACCTGCACAGGGGGTGCCTGAAGCTGTTGTCCAGCCCTGCACCCCAATACCAAACGTGGACACGAACCCCTGACAGGAGTAAGGGCTTGTATGTGGGCACAGGAGCATGTCCTACACTCAGACAGCCTGGGGGGTAGCAGGACTGCACCAGTGCTTGGTAGGACTGCCAGGGCTGATGACAGCACCCGGCAAAGCAAGTCTGCtttgctcttgctctgcttccttctggcttggCTATGTCGTGCCCCACACCATGTGGGGATGTCCGTATGCTGGAAGTAGGAGTGGGATTTGAGGCGGTGCAAGGATGCTCTGGTAGCCAGGCAGACCTGGGAGCAAGAGGACACGGCTGGAGCAGGACAAGCATGGAGCTGAGGTCGGTGCTGACACCAGAGGGTGGTGTGGGCTCATGCATCCGCAGCACCAAACCCTCTGAGCAGCTCAGGCCTGGGATCTGGCTCCGGCACTGGCTGCGGAGCCCTGCTGGGTCTGCAGCTTCACGGGCAGGGGGAAAGGCTGCTGaccactgggagctgctcccacATTCagtggggctggcagcagcttgtCCCATCCCAGCCGTACCTTTGGTATCCAGGACCCCAAAACTGGGCTCCAGGCATTCAACTGTGTCCTGCCCCATGGTGGGGACACAACTTTTGGGGACCCAAGGGGGTCACTGACAAACACCCCATGCTGCTTTGCACCAGGGGCTCAGGCTGTCCACAGGCAGGCAGATGCAGTGAGATGGGGGCTGTTTCCTTCAGCACCCAGGCCATCACCAACCACAGGAGCCGCATCTTCACCATAGCTGGTGTCcccaggggctggggcaggcagggctgggagcaggaaagCCACCACTGGAGACACATCACTGCTCTGACCCATTCGGAAGAAAAGGACTTGGagactgctttatttttttttttcatagagatttttaatgttaattttttaacagacttggtttaattttttgttttctacagtAATTCCATGTAAAAATCCCAGTACAATATACAACAGTTTGAACAGTTGGAATAAGAAACCCAGCTTGGGGAGACACAGAACTTCAGCTAGTTTCTAACACAGGTAGGAAGTCCCCTCCACCCTCCCCCAGTTTTCCCAGCCAGGAAGGCATGTGGACAGGAATGCTTTAGAAAGGTCACCCCCGGCCCACCAAGACACCGCCTGTATTGCAGGGGGATGGTCCCTCAGACACAGCACCTTGGAAGGGGCAGTGTCCCCTCCATGGGATGGTTGGGAGTCTCCAAGGCAAAGTCTGCAGCCAAGGGAGGCTGCTGGTCCTTGTGCGTGAGTGATGTGGGATGCTCTCAGGAGGCCCTGCAGGCAGGTCCCTCAGGTTATGGGGCTCCCTTGGCATGGAGAGGAGACCTTTCCCCCCCTTGGCAGCAGCCCTGTGCCCTCGTGCAGCCATAAGGTCGTTGGAAAGGGGTGGCCATGGCCCTGCATGGCCCAGCcccagggaaggaaaacaaagatgacGCAAGTGTCCCTGGCTTTAGGGTCCAAGGGGTCATGTCACAGATAGCTCTCTGGCCTGGGATCTGGCAGTCTTTCAGGAAGCCACTTTGGCCTGCCCCATGGTACTCAAGCAGGCTGGATAGTCCTGCTTCAACAGCCTGGAGTGGTCCTACTCAAGCTACATGGGCTGGTCCTGCTTGAGCAACATGGGAAGGTTCTGCTCAAGCTACATAGAGTGATCCTGCTCAAGCAGCGTGGAATGGTCCTGCTCAAGCAGCATGGGATGGTTCTGCTGGAACAGCAATGGGGTGGTCCTGCTTGAGGAGTGTGGTCCTGCTCAAGCAGTGCGGGATGGTCCTGCCCAGGCAGGCTGATGTGATCCTGCTCAGGATGCATAGGGTGGCCTGCTTGGGCAGCATGGGATGGTCCTGCTTGAGCACCATGGAACAGCTGCAAGTGGCAGGAATAGATCCTCAtgtcctgcagcatcccaggcaCTGCATTCAAAAGCATCTCTGGCCTTTCTTGCTCCTCTTGGAAATCCTCCACTGCTCAAGGAGTCTCCCAGAGATGTGTGTGTTTGAATGGATCCCAGGGGGCTCTGCGCCAAGCTCTGTGTTCCAAAATAGTTATTGCTGTGCTAAATCAGGACACTGGTGACTTTATCTGGCTGAATTAAACCTTCTAAGGGCAGAGATCCTCCCACTTCCCCAGTGACCAGttccagctgcaccagccctAAGAAGTGGTTCTTGGTGTCCAGCATCAATGTGCAAGCTGTGgccatcacctctgctgtgagAGTGCCTTGAGTtgtgggatggggtgggaggcTGACTCTCCGGCtaacccagccccacatcccgtAGGGCTGGTGGTGGCTTTGCTGGGTTAGTGAGGGATGGGGGATaaagcaggagaagagaagaaagtaaCAGCAGATGTGCTGGGAGTGAGAGAgtgcagggaggaaggaggagaggatgAATGGCAGAGGTCAGGCTGGGAGAAGATGGGAGGTCAAGATGCAGTTGGGATGTGAAGAATGAAAGTACAGTAAGGGAGGGAGGTGTGAGGAAGGGAGGATGGCTGGGGGTAAGGGAGGGTGGCTGGAAGGGAAATCAGTGAGGTAGGTGGGACACTTGGAGGataggagggatggggagactTGACAGGTGGAGGAGTATGAGGGAGACTGGGAGGTGAATGCCAAGAGATGGGGAGAAAGCCAGAGGTTGAATATGAGGAGGGACAGGGCAAGAGGTGAAAGAGCATGAAAAAGGAGGGGTAACAATGGGAGGTGGAGGTTCacaggaaggagagagaggCTGAGGTGGAGGAAGAAGACGTATGAGATGGAGGATGAGAGAGAAGGTGTGGAATATGGTGGGAAGTGGGGgacaataaagaagaaaagagaggttGGAGGAGGACAAGGACTGGGCAGATAGAAGTGGAGAATAAGGAAGAGCACGAAAATAGTGGGCAGTATTGAGGCATAAGGAAGGACGGGGGACAATGGGAGGTGGAGAAGGATGAAGATGGGCAAGGGGGTGTGGGGTCCCTGTGCAGGCTGAGGTGAGCTGCTGGGCAGGATGGGACATGACAGGGGAGGCATGAGCAACACCAGCATCCTAAGAACAATGCAGAGCCAAGTGGTGTGGTGACAGCCCTGGTGGCGAGGCCATGGAGGGCCCACAGGTGATGACAAAGAGACCAGCTGGGGTCAGCACACAGCGATGGTGCTGGGGAGACAGGTGGGTGAGGAGAGGATGGGAGACCGCGTGTGGCTGGGCAGCTGACAGGGGCTAGGTCCTGAAGCTctgtgacaggacgaggggtgatggttttaaactaaaagagggggaTTCAGgttggatgtgaggaaaaaattctttacagtgagggtggtagAACCCtggcccaggttgcccagagaggtgggggatgccccatccctgcagccattccaggccaggctggatgtggttctgggcactctgatctagttgaagaggTCCctgtgctcactgcagggggctggagctggatgagctttgaaggtctcctccaacccaaactgttctatgattctatgaccctcCATCTCCCCACCCATGGGTGCCGCAGCCcccctcccacagcagcaccagtgcCCCAGGCAGGACAGGCacccctgtccctgcagcaggggaagGCAGCACCAAGGGCAGGGCTGAGGGGTTGCAGGGCCTTTATTCATCACACGACAAGCATGGGACAGGGGACAGGGGCCTGTCATCGGGGCAGGAGGTGCCCTTCATGCGACCTAGGCGAGGATAGGGCAGGGGCAAGTGTGGCTTTGCCCAAAGCAGCTTGGGCTTCACACTGGTGCGGGGGGGACAGGGCAGAGGCTGTGAGGGGCTGGGGCGGCACCAGCCGCCTCCCCACCTCCAGCAAACCCTCCCCATTGCTTTTGCAGACCCGTCACCAGCACGAGCTCAGCCCCCACCCCGCAGGAGACACCAGCACCACTATTTACAGAGTCAGACAGAAGCGACCAATATTACAAATCATTCAAAGGCAGTTGAAAAAATGAGAAACCACATTCCGAAAGTAGAAgagtctttaaaaaaacccaacaaaccaaaccaaaccccctgTTACCAATGAAAATGctaaaaaccaccccaaaaggATCTATGTACAGCAGGTTGCCCGTGGCAGTGCAGGGACCCCACTTCCATGGCAGGAATGCTGCTGGTGAGGGtgggcagcccctgccccgtGTGTCCCACAGCTGGGGGTCCCCCAGGGGCTGGCCAGGCGCCCCAAGGAGCTAAAGGCCACCGGTGCTGGGCCTGCCGGCCCTGGCTGATGCTGGTGTGTCCAGAGACACAGGCAGTGAGCGGCCGGCCTGGAGATGCTTCTGGAGACTGCGACctggcagtgatgctgctgcggggctggagcaggaggggcagtggctgcagcagtgGCTCTGAGGACAGGCTGCAAGATGACAGCAATGTGTAGAGGCCCTGGAGCTGTGTACAGAGCACCAGAGCAATGCACCGTGTCCTAGAGGAATGCACTGAGCCCTAGAGCAGTGTACAGAGCCCTAGATCAATGCACTGCGCCCTAGAGCAGTGTACAGAGCCCTGGAGCAATGTACTGTGCCCCAGAGCAGTGTACAGAGCCCTAGAGCAATGCACTGCGCCCTAGAGCAGTGTACAGAGCCCTGGAGCAATGTACTGTGCCCCAGAGCAGTGTACAGAGCCCTAGAGCAATGCACTGCGCCCTAGAGCACTGCACTGAGCCCCAGGAGACACCTACAGGCAGCTCCATCTTCCTGAATCCCTGCCTGGCCCCGGCAGCAGCTTGGAAATAGGTCAGGCAGCTGCCTCCAGGATTGCTGCTCTCTCCCGGGGCTGCTCTGtgtgagctctgcactgccatggggggctgtggctgctgcccccctccctccccaggtAAGGCTTTTGCTGGTGGTGACCGGGGGCCACGCTGCAGCTCCCAACCCACAATCTCTTAATGCAATTGGTGCATGTCCCAGGCAGCTCCATTCGGTGTCTGTAAAATgcacttggttttacattgcagGCTGTCTGGAGTGGGGCAGAGCCaaaagaggaggggaagagaaaaaaaagagaggaaaaaaaagaaagagaagtatgGATATTCAGCACTTGGAGGAGCAAATAACTACAGGTGgccccaggcagggaggggggtgCAGTGCAGGGGGGCACCACAGCCGTGGCCCCTCCCGAGGGTGGCAGGCAATACGCTCGCATCgatgtgcacacacagaggcacaCGCTGCCTCTCCCCACGCTGTGCACGCGGACACCCCACCTCTGCATCCGGATGATCCAGGGGGACACCCGGGccccccccagcactgcaggaccTCAGCAGCCCCCCCAGAGCAGAAGGGTGGCCAGGGAGGGCCCCGcacgcagcccagcccagcctgggtgACCGCAGGGACCTTCCCCGCCTCCTTCCTGCCCGGGAAGCACGTGCGGCCCGCGGCTGATGCAACCACACTGCAACCGGGGCCGGCAGGGATGTGCTGCAGCTCCCGCAGGGTGGGCAGCGCCGGCAGCAGCTGCGGGGCCAACACAGCATCGTGCCCCCATCTGTCGCATCCATCCAGTGTACCCACCGTGCtttcccccagccctgccctatTTACACAAGCAGCCCCCCTGGCTGCTCTCCCCTTTCCAGGCCCCAGTGAGCACTCGGCATGCTGGGGTCTCAGCTGATGTTCCCAGAGGGATCAGCACCGGTGAGGCCCccccagtgctggcagcagctccatgggaGCGCGTCTCACACAGACGGGAGGTGAAGCAGCCACCACAGTGGATGTCACCAGGCACCCCAAGGGCTACCGGCAGCCTCTGCCTCTGGCTCCACATCTGCTTCCCAAGCATCCCCCGGGGTGAGGGGACAGTTAGGAGACAGATGTGCCCACGGTGAGAGACAGATGTGCCCACACCGCTTCTGAGCGGGGCCCGGCAGGGCGTCAGCGCGGGCGCTGTGCCGGCAGGAGCATGGACAGCAGGCACGCTGCAGCCTCCGGCCCCCGGCCTCACTCACTCGAGGCCCCCAGCTTCTCCTCCGCCCTGGGGGGGTCTGCAGGGTGCAGTTTGCACTTGGATGGGGAATGGCGGACCGCAGAGCGGGACGGCCGGGCAAAGCAGGAGGTGAGGGACTGGGAGCTGCAGTCACACGCCATGTCCTGCAAAGACAGATGGCACAGGGGGGTTAGAGGGGCCAGGCACCCTGTCCCCCGCCACGGTGGGGCAGCCTGGGGGGCACCCGGCCTTGTTACCTCGCTGGCTATGGCCGAGATGAGGTCGGGGTCCCGCAGGGCTGCATCCTTACCCCCCTGCCCGGGGGACGAGGGTTTGGGGTCCTCGCAGCTGCTCTGCTTGAGCACTTTCTTGTTCAAGCCGCGGGAGATGCTCTCTGCCGGGTGGTGGGTGGCCGGGCCGGGGTGCTCGGCTCTCTTGCTGCCCTCCTCCCCTGGGGTCTCCTTCTTCTCCGGGGGGGCAGTGGGGCTCTGCGCCCGCCCGCACACGTTCCTGAAGAACTCCTGCACGAGGCCGTACTTGGGTGCTTCGGGCTTGGCCCGGCTGCTCTCAGGGCAGCCCGGCTTCCAGATGGACTCGGTGCTGCCCGCGTGCTCCACCACGCTGAACAAGCTGGACAAGCCATCGTTGATGTTGCTGAGGACGGGGCTGTCGCGGGTGGTGGTGGAGCGGGCCCAGGCAGAGCCGTTCTGCTTGCTCTGGTGCAGGTTCCAGAGGCTCCTGTCCTTAGAGGCATCCAGCTTGGAGGAAGACCTCCTCTGGAGCTTTGGAGAGCCGTATTTCGGGGAGCAGCACGGCCGCTCAATCCTGGAGTGCACCTTGTCCAGGGAGGAGGAGATCTGCTTGCTGCGCACGGACACCAGGGAGGAGCTGCGCGGGGACCAGCTCTTGCTGTGCATGCTGCTGCCGCGCGGCAGGTCAGTCTGCAGCCCGATGCTCACCGTCTGGATGGTCTGTGTCCCCACGTGCGCCAGCCCCACTGTCTGGCTCGAGGTGCTCTTCACCTTCCTCTCCAGCGAGCTGGAGCGGATGGCCTGCCGCACACAGTTGGTGATCTCCTTCATATCATCGCTCATGTTGCCGGAGATCTCCAGGTCGTGCAGCGATGGGGGGAAGCGGGGCACTGGTGGCACCGTGCTCTCCACTGTGCCAGCATCCAGCAGCTCCCGCTGCTGCTTGGAGAAGTTGCAGAGCCACTGGCTGTAGGTGCTCTCAGCGCTGGCCGACTCCTCCGGCTCCTTCGGCTTGGCCATGGTGAACAAGAAACCAGGTTCAATCATGATCTTCCCCTCCTTGTTGTGCACCAGCGGTGCCTCCAGCCGCCGCACCACCGGTGGGCTGTAGTAGATGCGGATCCCCGTCTTGTCAGGTGCCGTGTAGCTCCTCTGCATCTGCTTCTGGGCTGGGTCGTGCGCAGAGAGGCTGTGTGCCCACGAGTAGTCCCAGGAGGAGATGCCCAGCTTCTCCTTGGCCAGGCTGTCGGGGGCAGGTTGCTCGATATTCACGTATGTACAGCGGGAGGGAGGAAGGCCAGCGCTGTCCCGGATGCCGttgggcagcagctgggcagctGCAGATGCCTTTTTGCCGCGGGAGTGGTCGCCCAGCCCTGGCGCGGTCTTTCCAGGGAGGTAGGGAGAACAGTCGAGCAAGCTCTCAAACTCTGACATGGAGGAAACAGACTTGGTCCtgtgggaggagagaggagagctCACAAGGGGATGGGGCAGTGGGTTGGGGGGCAGCTGGAGGCACCCTGCTTTCCCGTAATGGGGCTCTCCTGAGCACCCAGTCCAACTCCTTGGGAGCCCTTGGCCTCCAGGACAACCCTGGCCCACAGCTGCatctccctgagctgctggggctgccaagCCCAGTGACAGCCCCACGCAACCCCCTCCGTGCCCCAGGGAGCATGCAGGCACCAGCTCAGTTACCTTTTGAGGTTGGTTCCCTTGGCTTCTGCTTCAGAGATTGTCTCTTTGTCTGTGATTTTTTCATTGAGAGCCTGGGAGGACACAGAAGCGAGCTCTGGTGACAGCAGGCACAGGACCAACGTACACAGATGGGCTGGAGCAGCGGCTGCACCCCGCtcctctccagcactgccacCTTCCCCCATGCACCCAGGCCTGGCATCCCATTCCCAGTGTGCCACATCTATTATAAATCAGCTCTTTATGACCCTTGATGTTCAGCCATGCTCTCCACCCTCTTATTCCCCCCAGTCCCTAGTGCTTCCCCTTCATTTGGTGTTCCTGGGGGTTTTATTTGCATGTCCTCCCATCTAACCATACACTTAACCATATCTAAACATACACCTGAGCCCAATGGGCACTCCAAGAGCTCTCCAACCTCTCTTGCCCACCTCTTTCCAGTTGCTGCCGTGCTTCTCCATTTCAGAGTGCTTCAATGCCCATGGGTTGGTTCCTTTCTGCAACTGGAGAATGTGTTGGTCACTCAACACGTGCAGTGTGGCCCTCTGGGCAAACAGCAGAGGCCGGAGGACACGTTCGCCATGGGGACACACCATACCTGGTTGATTTTGTTCTGCAGGTCCTTCGcttgctgctctgcctgctgctgctcctccttgaAGCGGGCCAGCAGCTCCACCTTCTCCTGGTTCCAGTTCTTCTCGCTGATCTGCAGCTGCTTGGTGAGGTCCATGACAGCGCTGTAGGACTCGGCTAGGAGATGCTGGTGCTCCTCACGCTCCCTCTTCAATGCCACCTTCCAATCTGGCAGCGCACGCTCCGTGATCCCTTTGCCTGCCTTGGACTCCAGCTGCAGGGACATGGTGGTGGTTGTGGGGGACTCATGGTGCTGGACATTCCCAGCACAGGGGCAAGGCCATGGGTGCCCAGTGCCGATCCCATGCTGCCCAAGCCAATAATGGTGTCCCAAGGCTGTGCAGCCCTGGCTTGCAGCCACGTCCTGCCAGACGGGCTGGCAGACGGTCACCCAGTGGGACATGGACTGAATGTGCTGCCTGCTtggctgtgctctgcctgcagccctgcctgctggaCCCAGCTCCTGGAGAGGGGCTCGTAGAGTGGACcccaaggatgctgctgctgctggaaggacCTGGGGGGCTGCCACTgtggcagctctgctctttTAGAGGTGCGAGAGGGGAACTGAGCTCATCACTGAGCTCTGCctggagaaatcctgcctggaaGGTTCTGCAGAGCGGAGCTGATGTATGGCCATGAGTTGCTGCCAGCAGTGTGAGGGAGCAAAGACGCTCATCACTGTGAGGGCAAGGCTGGGGGACTGATGggacagcttctgcagcaggagaTTCCCTCAGTGCTGAGGCTGCTCTCCCTACACCTCCTGCCTTTGCCTCTgccatagaaccacagaatggtttgggttggaaagaaccttaagatcatccagttccaaccccctaccatggaTCCCTCTTGCAGCACCCATGGGGTGCAGAGCTCTGACCTGCACCatgacacaggaaaacagaaggacTCTGATGCTGCTTGCCGGGGAGGGACACTGAGCCCCGGCACCATCCCACTGGCCGCAGACAAACCCAGTGAGGAATAAAGAGCATCCTCTGTTGCTCCAGTCAGGTTTTCCTGCCAGCCCTGTTGCCATAGAAACTCGCCTGCCGGATCAGCTGCTAATTGAGATTCCCCCAGTGCCAccctcttcccagccctgcccagacGCCAGCGCTTGGCACACAGGCACCCCCCGGCTCCCCCAGGCAAAGGGGGGTGCCCGGGGCCCCCACCTGGGCAATGTGGCACTTGAGCTCGGCGCGCTCCATCTCCCAGGCAGCCTTGGCCTTGGTGAACTGCTGCTGGAGCTCGCTGGCACCGCGCCGCTCCTCCCGCagctctgtgcacagctcctgcagggtCACCTTCATCTCCGCCAGCGTCTTGATGCACTCGTTGGGCTGCAAGAGGGACGGGGGGGATGCTCAGAGGAGCTGGGGCCACCCAGTGAGGTGGGACCCCGTTGGGAGCTGCTCTCTCTGCGTACCAGCCCCGGGGTGAGGGACAGCGGGTGCCACCAAGGCACGGGATCACCCTGGGTGCCATGCCAGCGGGCAGCATCCCCTCAGCCATGCACCCgagagcagcagccagcccgTGCCCACAGCCTCAACGGGGGCTGATCCTACCCCTTCACGGGGACCCTGCTCACCGTGTTGGGGGTCCAGGCGTCCCCAGTGCACATCTTGTtgtctgcctgctgctgtggggcgagctcctcctcctccagcagcaggtaCAGCTCCTTCATGCTGTTCACCTGTGGGGACACCATGGCTGGGGTGATGAGGGGACCCACAGCATGGGATGGGGACATCAACCAGCTCTGGGTGGGACACGTGGCCAGGAGGGATGCCCAACAGCATGGTCACCCCTCCATAGCAGGCAAGGTGGGAGCCCCTCAGCCCACAGTACCTCCAAAAAGTCCTCGCCCTCGCTGTGCACCATCTTGCCCTGGCGCCAGCGCTTGAGGAACCACTTGAGCTTCatgaagagcaggaggaagctcTGCCTGAACTGCTGTGACTCCTGCACCAGCAGGTTCTTCTCCTGGCTCCAGAACTTCTGCTCCAGCCGCCTCTGCAGGTTCAGGCTCTGCAGCTCGAACTCGCGCCGGAGCAGTGCTTTCTGGTGGTCCTCCTTCAGCTGCACAGAGACATGTGGGCTCTGAGAcaggggctggcacagcagTGTGGGGCCTCTGCCCCAGGGTGCGGGCTGAGCCTGGTGCCAGCCTCTTATCTAACACCCCTGGGGAGCTGCACTGCCCTGGCAGCGTGCTGGGGACAGCAAGAACATCGAGGTATTGCCATGGGTGGAAGCTGCAAGGCCGTGTGCAAGAAGGAGTATGCACAGACCCTGTGCC
This is a stretch of genomic DNA from Lathamus discolor isolate bLatDis1 chromosome 11, bLatDis1.hap1, whole genome shotgun sequence. It encodes these proteins:
- the MTCL2 gene encoding microtubule cross-linking factor 2 isoform X3, which encodes MASSRLQLSTSLAFSDLTEELLDAGTDGLLRELEDLRSENDYLKDEIEELRAEMLEMRDVYMEEDVYQLQELRQQLDQASKTCRILQYRLRKAERRSLRVAQTGQVDGELIHSLKQDVKVAKDVSMRLHNELEAVEKKRIRLEEENEDLRQRLIETELAKQVVQNEMDKLRENSLKKRGSRSIGKAEKKPSVQEDSADLKCQLHFAKEESALMCKKLTKLAKENDGMKEELLKYRSLYGDLDSSLSVEELADSPHSREAELKVHLKLVEEEANILSRRIVELEVENRGLRAEMDDMKGQGDRELPAQDVRFLAGIAGCGDTGDTVAELRRHLQFVEEEAELLRRSLLELEDQNKLLLGELSKYKSEHDLDVTLSEDSCSVVSEPSQEELATAKVQISELSGKVKKLQYENRVLLSNLQRCDLASCQSTRPMLETDAEAGDSAQCIPTTSWRDGTNGSEADVLGGGKVPDGSAKLLKPKDLETLLGIRDQAVLVSKAINILISDANGFTSGLKACLDNECVGGLLGEAVGSGGESPSDAKLMNVLLMRLGVLQQDLGCFVRKVDHLTGSLKEHTDSFSFSSPSSHDTTKEGLQKEHASDFQPDFRDADPYRMPHAKDTDPTQPRSYRTCRPEENDSYATEIKELQLVLSEANESLRGLQEQLSQERQLRKDEVDNFSQKICQLKEDHQKALLRREFELQSLNLQRRLEQKFWSQEKNLLVQESQQFRQSFLLLFMKLKWFLKRWRQGKMVHSEGEDFLEVNSMKELYLLLEEEELAPQQQADNKMCTGDAWTPNTPNECIKTLAEMKVTLQELCTELREERRGASELQQQFTKAKAAWEMERAELKCHIAQLESKAGKGITERALPDWKVALKREREEHQHLLAESYSAVMDLTKQLQISEKNWNQEKVELLARFKEEQQQAEQQAKDLQNKINQLQKGTNPWALKHSEMEKHGSNWKEALNEKITDKETISEAEAKGTNLKRTKSVSSMSEFESLLDCSPYLPGKTAPGLGDHSRGKKASAAAQLLPNGIRDSAGLPPSRCTYVNIEQPAPDSLAKEKLGISSWDYSWAHSLSAHDPAQKQMQRSYTAPDKTGIRIYYSPPVVRRLEAPLVHNKEGKIMIEPGFLFTMAKPKEPEESASAESTYSQWLCNFSKQQRELLDAGTVESTVPPVPRFPPSLHDLEISGNMSDDMKEITNCVRQAIRSSSLERKVKSTSSQTVGLAHVGTQTIQTVSIGLQTDLPRGSSMHSKSWSPRSSSLVSVRSKQISSSLDKVHSRIERPCCSPKYGSPKLQRRSSSKLDASKDRSLWNLHQSKQNGSAWARSTTTRDSPVLSNINDGLSSLFSVVEHAGSTESIWKPGCPESSRAKPEAPKYGLVQEFFRNVCGRAQSPTAPPEKKETPGEEGSKRAEHPGPATHHPAESISRGLNKKVLKQSSCEDPKPSSPGQGGKDAALRDPDLISAIASEVTRPGAPQAAPPWRGTGCLAPLTPLCHLSLQDMACDCSSQSLTSCFARPSRSAVRHSPSKCKLHPADPPRAEEKLGASSE